In the genome of Coregonus clupeaformis isolate EN_2021a chromosome 1, ASM2061545v1, whole genome shotgun sequence, one region contains:
- the LOC121534530 gene encoding nucleolar complex protein 3 homolog: protein MAPPRSKKRKPSFRRLLKTSNVKLDNKLKNRQFKKESTDKKHRKEQKKLRAAIKDAVLKTPLPLERYKKRPEDEEEEEFVESLPIDMMDEDDLEQIKALAQKASFLTRDLSSSGPVHAKKRKGEQQGPESYEKMPRKMQLTEEKEVIHLLPIKDKIRGLIPQSMEKPVEPKKAEEEADAPTGLEQFENEDEAVTGPALTPQEQLKLRTQKLTDRKLRIASLGSDILSDPTINIKKLKELRSMLMETDPYVAVTVRKLVMVSLMEVFKDIVPSYRIRPLTETEKASKVKKETQQLREFEEGLVSQYKFYLENLEQTVKDWKQKKRKRSEAVSLQSYKGLAEVAIRCICELLVALPHFNFHNNIIVMVVPLMNDSIKRVSDLCCEAVKKLLKQDKQGQASLGTVKVISGLVKSRNYDVRPELLKVLLCLRIKEVEVKKDTDDTAPKKKFMNYKDKKKNLSRMQRKWKKAEEKLEKELLEAEASENKDKKLKLHTETLNIVFLIYFRILKKAQKSILLPSVLEGLAKFAHLINLEFFDDLLNVLQHLIQSGDLTYRESLHCIQTAFNILSGQGDVLNIDPLKFYTHLYKTLLKLNAGASNDDISIVLRCLDVMLTKRRKQVTLQRALAFVKRLSTLSLHTLPNATVGILASNRMLIHTFPKCDILLDNEAQGSGVFLPELDEPEYCNPQNTALWELHTLRKHYHPVVRRFAVHLCAGAPSEGSGALTVQLTRRHPVELFEDYRAKDMTFNPPVAAPSTKKKDYFTIGEALLDDKLKQQIDCVLSAEEEDPTSLDFSAVQTSST from the exons ATGGCTCCG CCAAGGAGCAAGAAGAGGAAGCCGAGCTTTCGCAGGCTGCTGAAGACGAGCAACGTGAAGCTTGACAACAAGCTGAAGAACCGTCAGTTCAAGAAGGAGAGCACCGACAAGAAACACCGCAAGGAGCAGAAGAAGCTCCGGGCAGCTATCAAAGATGCGGTGTTGAAGACCCCCCTCCCCCTGGAGCGCTACAAGAAGAGGCCAG aggatgaagaggaggaggagtttgTAGAGTCCCTGCCAATAGACATGATGGATGAAGATGACCTGGAGCAGATTAAGGCCCTGGCTCAGAAAGCCTCCTTCCTCACCAGAGACCTGTCATCGAG TGGTCCAGTGCATGCCAAAAAGCGCAAGGGGGAGCAGCAGGGTCCAGAGAGTTATGAGAAGATGCCCAGAAAGATGCAGCTAACAGAGGAGAAGGAGGTCATTCACCTCCTGCCAATCAAAGACAAGATCAGAGGCCTTATCCCACAGAGCATGGAGAAACCTG TTGAACCAAAAAAAGCTGAGGAGGAAGCAGATGCCCCGACTGGCTTGGAGCAATTTGAAAACG AGGATGAGGCTGTGACTGGGCCGGCCCTGACCCCTCAGGAGCAGCTGAAGCTCCGCACACAGAAGCTGACAGACAGGAAGCTACGCATCGCCAGTCTAGGATCAGACATCCTCTCAGACCCCACCATCAAC aTCAAGAAGCTGAAAGAGCTGCGATCCATGCTGATGGAGACAGACCCCTACGTGGCCGTGACGGTCAGAAAGCTGGTCATGGTCTCTCTGATGGAGGTCTTCAAGGACATCGTCCCCTCCTACAGGATAAGACccctgacagagacagagaaagcttCAAAGGTGAAGAAAGAGACACAGCAGTTGAGGGAGTTTGAGGAGGGCTTGGTGAGCCAGTACAAGTTCTACCTGGAGAACCTGGAGCAGACAGTCAAAG ACTGGAAGCAGAAGAAGAGAAAGCGCAGTGAGGCGGTATCCCTGCAGTCCTATAAGGGCCTGGCTGAGGTGGCCATCCGCTGCATCTGTGAGCTGCTGGTGGCCCTGCCACATTTCAACTTCCACAACAACATCATCGTCATGGTGGTGCCTTTGATGAACGACTCCATCAAAAGG GTGTCTGATTTGTGCTGTGAAGCTGTCAAGAAGCTGTTGAAACAGGACAAACAGGGCCAGGCATCACTAGGGACAGTCAAAGTGATCTCCGGACTGGTCAAGAGCAGGAACTACGACGTCAGACCTGAG CTGCTGAAGGTTCTCCTCTGTCTGAGGATAAAGGAAGTAGAGGTGAAGAAGGACACAGACGACACGGCTCCCAAAAAGAAGTTCATGAACTACAAAGACAAAAAGAAGAATCTGTCCAGGATGCAGAGAAAG TGGAAAAAGGCTGAAGAGAAACTAGAGAAAGAGCTACTAGAGGCTGAGGCATCAGAGAACAAAGACAAGAAGCTCAAATTG cACACGGAGACCTTGAACATAGTGTTCCTGATTTACTTCAGAATCCTGAAGAAAGCTCAGAAGTCCATCCTGCTTCCCTCCGTTTTAGAAGGGTTAGCAAA GTTTGCTCATCTAATTAACCTGGAGTTCTTTGATGACTTGTTGAACGTTCTCCAACATCTTATCCAATCAGGG GATCTGACCTATCGGGAAAGCCTTCACTGCATTCAGACAGCCTTCAACATCCTTTCTGGTCAAG GTGATGTCCTCAATATTGACCCTCTGAAATTCTACACCCACCTGTACAAAACACTGCTCAAACTCAATGCTG GTGCGTCTAATGATGACATCAGCATCGTACTGCGTTGTCTCGACGTGATGCTGACCAAGCGTAGGAAACAGGTGACCCTGCAGCGCGCCTTGGCTTTCGTCAAGAGACTGAGCACGCTCAGTCTGCACACACTGCCCAACGCCACCGTGGGCATCCTGGCATCCAACAGGATGTTGATACAT acCTTCCCCAAGTGTGACATCCTCCTGGACAATGAGGCTCAGGGTAGTGGGGTGTTCCTGCCTGAGCTGGACGAGCCAGAGTACTGCAACCCTCAGAACACTGCCCTGTGGGAGCTACACACACTcagg aaaCACTACCACCCAGTTGTCAGGAGGTTTGCCGTTCACCTCTGTGCAGGGGCTCCTAGTGAAGGATCTGGAGCGCTGACCGTTCAACTCACCAGAAG GCACCCAGTGGAGCTGTTTGAAGACTACAGAGCTAAAGACATGACCTTCAACCCTCCAGTGGCAGCGCCTTCCACAAAGAAGAAG GATTATTTCACGATAGGCGAAGCCCTGTTGGATGATAAATTGAAGCAGCAGATTGATTGTGTTCTCTCAGCGGAGGAAGAGGATCCTACGTCGCTGGATTTCTCTGCAGTTCAGACAAGCAGCACATAA